A window from Citrobacter amalonaticus encodes these proteins:
- a CDS encoding Y-family DNA polymerase, which yields MFALVDVNSFYASCETVFRPDLKGKPVVVLSNNDGCVIARSTEAKLLGVKMGDPYFKQKELFRRCGVVCFSSNYELYADMSNRVMTTLEEMSPRCEIYSIDEAFCDLTGVRNCRVLEDFGRELQDAVYRNTRLAVGVGIGQTKTLAKLANHAAKRWQRQTGGVVDLSNVDRQRKLMAALPVDETWGVGRRITKKLEAMGIKTVLDLADTDIRFIRKHFNVVLERTVRELRGEPCLELEEFAPVKQEIVCSRSFGERVTEYDAMRQAICSYASRAAEKLRGEHQYCRFISAFVKTSPFALNEPYYGNSASVKLLTPTQDSRDIIAAATRCLDAIWKDGHRYQKAGVMLGDFFSQGVAQLNLFDDNAPRAGSEKLMEVLDQLNAKGGRGTLYFAGQGIEQKWQMKREMLSPRYTTRFSDLLIVK from the coding sequence ATGTTTGCCCTGGTTGATGTAAATTCATTTTATGCGAGCTGCGAGACGGTGTTTCGGCCCGATCTGAAAGGAAAACCGGTTGTTGTGCTGTCGAACAATGACGGGTGCGTGATTGCGCGTTCTACTGAAGCAAAACTTCTCGGCGTAAAAATGGGCGACCCGTATTTCAAACAGAAGGAACTGTTCCGGCGGTGTGGTGTTGTCTGCTTCAGCAGCAATTACGAGCTCTATGCTGACATGTCAAACCGGGTGATGACGACGCTCGAAGAGATGTCGCCGCGCTGCGAAATATACTCAATAGACGAGGCCTTCTGTGACCTTACCGGCGTGCGGAACTGCCGTGTACTGGAGGACTTTGGTAGGGAACTGCAGGATGCTGTGTATCGCAATACACGACTTGCTGTTGGTGTGGGAATAGGGCAGACAAAGACGCTGGCGAAACTTGCAAATCACGCTGCGAAAAGGTGGCAACGACAGACTGGTGGAGTTGTTGACCTGTCTAACGTTGATCGGCAGCGCAAGTTGATGGCGGCACTTCCTGTTGATGAGACCTGGGGCGTCGGCCGCCGCATTACCAAAAAGCTCGAGGCTATGGGGATCAAGACGGTTCTCGACCTGGCTGATACCGACATCCGGTTTATCCGAAAGCACTTCAATGTGGTACTGGAAAGGACTGTGCGCGAGTTGCGCGGTGAACCGTGTCTTGAACTGGAAGAGTTTGCCCCCGTTAAGCAAGAGATTGTATGCAGTCGGTCTTTCGGTGAACGTGTCACTGAATACGATGCAATGCGGCAGGCTATCTGTAGCTACGCGTCGCGGGCAGCGGAGAAGTTGCGTGGAGAACACCAGTATTGTCGGTTCATCTCCGCGTTCGTTAAAACATCGCCATTTGCGCTTAATGAGCCATATTACGGTAACAGCGCATCGGTTAAGCTGCTGACACCGACGCAAGACAGCCGGGACATCATAGCAGCGGCCACACGATGCCTTGATGCCATCTGGAAAGACGGACACCGATACCAGAAAGCAGGAGTAATGTTGGGAGACTTCTTCAGCCAGGGTGTCGCACAGCTTAACCTGTTTGATGACAATGCACCGCGCGCCGGCAGCGAGAAGTTGATGGAAGTGCTGGATCAACTCAATGCCAAAGGCGGGAGAGGGACGCTGTATTTTGCAGGACAGGGCATCGAGCAGAAATGGCAGATGAAGCGGGAGATGTTATCACCAAGATATACAACTCGATTTAGTGATTTACTTATTGTAAAGTAA
- a CDS encoding S24 family peptidase, with product MGFHIPASDYAVERLSLDSKLIPRPTSTYIMQSAETIWRVGIMKDAMLVVDSAATPVDGSIVVCQLNDELRLKRLRFSPVRCIEDLNSPDRHQMLTSETLIMGVVTYIINDARSVELDDCPVI from the coding sequence ATGGGTTTTCACATTCCAGCATCAGATTATGCAGTTGAAAGGCTTTCTCTCGACAGTAAATTGATCCCCAGACCAACATCGACTTACATCATGCAGTCTGCGGAAACTATCTGGCGGGTAGGCATCATGAAAGATGCAATGCTCGTTGTGGACAGCGCCGCGACTCCTGTTGATGGCTCCATTGTCGTATGTCAGCTAAACGATGAGCTTAGACTTAAGCGTCTACGGTTCTCTCCGGTGCGATGCATTGAAGATCTCAACTCTCCGGATCGGCATCAGATGCTGACGTCTGAAACTCTCATTATGGGAGTGGTGACCTATATCATTAACGATGCCCGTAGTGTCGAGCTTGACGACTGCCCGGTGATCTGA
- a CDS encoding DinI family protein, translated as MFVELVYDKRNVAGLPGASSIILAELTKRVHRIFPDAEVKVKPMQANALNSDCTKTEKERLNRMLEEMFEESDMWLVSE; from the coding sequence ATGTTTGTTGAGCTGGTTTATGACAAGAGAAACGTTGCAGGGTTGCCTGGTGCAAGTAGCATCATTCTGGCAGAACTGACAAAGCGGGTGCACAGGATTTTTCCCGATGCCGAGGTGAAGGTAAAGCCAATGCAGGCTAATGCTTTAAACAGCGACTGCACCAAAACTGAGAAAGAAAGGCTGAACCGTATGCTTGAGGAAATGTTCGAAGAATCTGACATGTGGCTGGTGAGCGAGTGA
- a CDS encoding tail fiber domain-containing protein codes for MVGAGGGLGPTLNGVQNFGVGQPALWTSRAFIPAWSVVADGQILNRADWPELWAHAQMHTPISDADWLANPGKRGNYSDGDGATTFRVPDFNGVQSGSIPGLFGRGDQGGLLPSGNVYESAAPDIAGTLNFRQVRAPAGELNNNLVGSGGAFSTSTGTTGQYGPISLNGTLATALQLLSFKASDSNPVYGRSANQVWPNSFVGVWIIRASGGFTAANTSWTVYNGDDVAPPVNTTTNGGAIRSEYQIGGTMASALSLTAQYTELASGIRARAQLAAASANDSYLWWFNSNGDVVSSDGRFHYSGVINPTGNVEITGDEFSSFIVEDRRSADADGVGKWWSFALDGNYGAYFIKRRRNGVNTGQIVINMPSASGTIALQGTSGLAYKHSVKDADLAEAVGRIDALRMVNFVYNDDEQNRERFGFIAEEAEQVAPQYIKHNSEPTADILDKDGNKIGEETRDRPSVDNNPIVMDLLGYVKHLKAEIEMLKTALTG; via the coding sequence ATGGTTGGTGCCGGTGGTGGTCTTGGTCCAACACTAAACGGGGTGCAAAACTTCGGTGTTGGCCAGCCTGCATTGTGGACCAGTCGCGCATTTATTCCGGCCTGGTCGGTAGTGGCGGACGGGCAGATCCTGAACCGTGCAGACTGGCCCGAGTTATGGGCACATGCTCAGATGCACACACCGATTTCGGACGCGGATTGGTTAGCTAACCCAGGCAAGCGCGGCAACTACTCCGACGGCGACGGGGCGACGACTTTCCGTGTGCCAGACTTTAACGGTGTGCAAAGTGGATCTATACCGGGACTTTTCGGTAGAGGCGATCAGGGAGGGTTATTGCCGTCGGGTAACGTATACGAAAGCGCCGCACCTGACATTGCCGGTACATTAAACTTCCGGCAAGTTCGAGCGCCAGCGGGAGAATTAAATAATAACCTAGTTGGGAGTGGTGGCGCGTTCTCCACATCAACCGGAACAACAGGACAGTACGGACCTATTAGCCTCAACGGCACGCTAGCCACAGCGTTGCAGTTGCTATCATTTAAAGCGTCCGACAGTAACCCTGTATATGGGCGTAGCGCTAACCAGGTATGGCCTAACTCTTTTGTGGGTGTCTGGATCATCCGCGCGTCCGGCGGCTTCACGGCGGCTAACACGTCATGGACGGTTTACAACGGCGATGACGTAGCGCCACCTGTTAACACAACTACCAATGGCGGCGCAATTCGTAGTGAGTACCAAATCGGCGGTACTATGGCGTCCGCGTTGTCATTAACAGCACAATATACCGAGTTAGCTTCTGGCATTCGAGCCAGGGCACAGCTTGCCGCCGCGTCAGCTAATGACTCCTACCTATGGTGGTTCAACTCCAATGGGGATGTGGTATCTTCTGACGGTCGCTTTCATTATTCCGGGGTTATAAATCCAACCGGTAATGTGGAAATCACCGGCGATGAATTCTCATCCTTTATTGTTGAAGATCGCAGGTCCGCCGATGCTGATGGGGTTGGCAAATGGTGGTCTTTTGCACTAGACGGTAACTACGGAGCTTACTTCATCAAGAGACGCCGTAACGGGGTGAACACAGGACAGATTGTCATCAACATGCCGTCGGCGTCTGGTACGATTGCCTTACAAGGTACATCAGGACTTGCGTATAAACATAGTGTCAAGGATGCCGATCTAGCGGAAGCAGTAGGCCGCATTGATGCGCTTCGTATGGTCAATTTCGTCTATAACGACGACGAACAGAACCGAGAGCGATTCGGCTTTATAGCGGAAGAAGCTGAACAGGTTGCGCCGCAGTACATCAAGCATAACAGTGAGCCAACCGCTGATATTCTGGACAAAGATGGCAATAAGATCGGAGAGGAAACTCGCGACCGTCCGTCGGTAGACAACAACCCGATCGTGATGGACTTGCTGGGGTATGTGAAACACCTGAAGGCAGAGATCGAAATGTTGAAAACTGCATTGACGGGTTAA
- a CDS encoding DUF6453 family protein, with the protein MPEGILIDYNDGRPVMAITAGLRAPSYCGAISGQYGDGGGSSYSVPVTMTAGSELVTIAQRPVVIQNFTNPPNIYFMSSVTRNGNSSVNINFGKKGFRNGEKVDFDATFLEILPAATYNEGILVANSTDFTAISNRSLLMTCAYTGRITVNGSAALPVSGIPFGKWDNPNVSVAFDGTSIIVRSISYSGTDDVTASVTIDLAIFNQTAPVGGDGITMTNPAGQVTFSTLKRPMVYDRTIQLTDSFQGVGGGYCHLTCTGAQTRMVNGVANVRTKGIVMSGGSIRSAYNRVFGNYDVSGWDATFNQNIGMPILVLPPMY; encoded by the coding sequence ATGCCGGAAGGTATTCTGATTGATTATAACGATGGTCGCCCGGTGATGGCGATTACAGCAGGGCTTCGTGCCCCTTCTTATTGTGGCGCAATATCCGGGCAATATGGAGATGGTGGAGGTTCCAGTTACAGTGTCCCTGTTACCATGACTGCGGGTTCAGAGCTTGTTACCATTGCACAAAGGCCTGTTGTAATTCAGAATTTTACAAATCCTCCAAATATTTATTTTATGTCTTCCGTAACAAGGAATGGAAATTCATCGGTAAATATTAACTTTGGTAAAAAAGGGTTCAGGAATGGCGAGAAGGTAGATTTTGACGCAACATTTCTCGAAATTCTTCCTGCCGCTACATATAACGAAGGGATTCTGGTAGCCAATTCAACAGATTTTACCGCTATTTCGAATCGTTCATTATTGATGACTTGTGCTTATACAGGCCGAATTACTGTAAACGGAAGCGCGGCGCTACCAGTTTCAGGTATTCCATTTGGCAAATGGGATAATCCAAATGTTTCTGTTGCATTCGACGGGACCAGCATCATTGTACGGAGTATCTCTTATAGCGGAACGGATGATGTTACAGCATCCGTCACAATTGACCTTGCAATCTTTAATCAGACTGCGCCGGTCGGTGGTGATGGCATAACTATGACAAATCCAGCGGGTCAGGTGACGTTTTCAACACTAAAGCGACCAATGGTCTATGACCGCACCATTCAGTTAACTGATTCATTTCAAGGAGTTGGTGGCGGATATTGCCATCTTACCTGCACCGGAGCGCAGACAAGGATGGTTAACGGGGTCGCCAATGTGCGTACTAAAGGGATCGTCATGTCTGGTGGAAGTATCCGATCGGCTTATAACCGTGTTTTCGGGAACTATGACGTTAGCGGTTGGGATGCCACATTTAACCAAAATATTGGTATGCCAATTCTTGTCCTTCCCCCCATGTATTGA
- a CDS encoding host specificity protein J, with protein MATATAIKGRKGGSSKTRTPTEQPDDLQSVAKAKILIALGEGEFAGQLTGKDIYLDGTPIENSDGSKNFGGVAWEFRPGTQAQKYIQGIPGTENEINVGTAISSSTAWTHTFTNTQLSAIRLRLKWPSLFRQEDDGDLVGYSINYAIDLQTDGGAWQTVINTRVTGKTTSGYERSHRIALPQAGTTWTVRLRKITADANSAKIGDAMTLQSYTEVIDAKLRYPNTALLYIEFDSSQFNGSIPQISCEPRGRVIRVPDNYNPETRTYGGTWTGAFKWAWTDNPAWVFYDLIVTDRFGLGNRLTAANIDKWTLYQVAQYCDQPVPDGKGGSGTEPRYICNVYVQNRNEAYTVLRDFAAIFRGMTYWGGDQIVALADMPRDIDYTYTRANVIDGQFVYSSSTTKNRYTTALVSWSDPDNAYADAMEPVFEQSLVARYGFNQLELTAIGCTRQSEANRKGRWGILTNNKDRVVTFSVGLDGNIPQPGYVIAVADEMLSGKVTGGRISSVNGRVLTLDRVADIAPGNRLIVNLPSGVSQARTVQAVNGRAITVTTAYGETPQAECVWVAESDELYAQQYRVVSVADNNDGTFTISGAYHDPDKYARIDTGAIIDQRPVTVVPLGNQHAPENIIISSFSVVQQGISVETMRASWDQAPNAIAYEAQWRRNDGNWVNVPRSSTTSFDVTGIYAGRYLVRVRAINAAEISSGWGYSEEKTLKGKVGNPPKPVGFMATGINWGIRLNWGFPANTADTLKTEVQYTANSDFSDPLLLSDVPYPSSEYTQLGLRAGQEFWYRAQLVDKTGNESGYTDWIRGMSNDNADDYLGDIADGFLTSEDGDRLTGDIDTSLEAALQNALANHATVEHQWAQLGEVRADILIVKTTIADVDKAMAELSTQVQAQIEDVTATLEDKLTAVVDADGATAIHTLKAGVRINGVMYNAGMSIAVLAQAGQPVITRIGFNANQFVLMSGSGTTQYSPFAVVNGQVFISSAFIQDGTITNAKIANYIRSNNFLAGTRGWNIDKSGDCEFHGKLYATSGQFAFNGVNNTVVINGNGITVNLSGGGRVVVGKW; from the coding sequence ATGGCAACTGCAACCGCTATTAAGGGCCGCAAGGGCGGCAGTTCAAAGACTCGCACTCCAACCGAACAACCCGATGATCTGCAGTCTGTTGCAAAAGCAAAAATCCTGATTGCGTTGGGTGAAGGCGAATTTGCAGGCCAGTTGACCGGGAAAGACATCTACCTTGACGGAACGCCTATTGAAAACTCTGACGGTTCGAAAAACTTCGGTGGAGTGGCCTGGGAATTTCGTCCTGGTACTCAGGCGCAAAAATATATTCAGGGGATACCGGGCACCGAAAATGAAATTAATGTGGGTACGGCGATCTCCAGCAGTACGGCATGGACTCACACCTTTACAAATACCCAGCTTTCAGCCATTCGCCTGCGTCTGAAATGGCCCTCACTTTTCAGGCAGGAAGACGACGGCGACCTGGTCGGATACTCGATTAATTATGCGATCGATCTGCAGACCGACGGTGGCGCATGGCAGACAGTGATTAATACGCGTGTGACCGGGAAAACCACATCAGGTTATGAGCGCAGCCATCGCATTGCTCTGCCGCAGGCAGGAACAACATGGACAGTGCGACTTCGCAAAATCACCGCTGATGCCAACAGTGCAAAAATTGGCGATGCGATGACGCTGCAAAGCTACACCGAGGTGATCGATGCCAAGTTGCGCTATCCGAACACCGCTTTGCTCTACATTGAATTTGACTCCAGTCAGTTTAATGGCTCCATTCCGCAGATTTCCTGCGAGCCACGGGGGCGCGTGATCCGCGTGCCGGATAATTACAACCCTGAAACCCGGACCTACGGCGGTACATGGACCGGCGCGTTTAAATGGGCGTGGACAGACAACCCGGCATGGGTTTTTTACGATCTGATTGTGACGGATCGTTTTGGTCTGGGTAATCGCCTGACGGCGGCAAACATTGATAAATGGACGTTGTATCAGGTTGCACAGTATTGCGATCAGCCGGTGCCGGATGGAAAGGGTGGCAGTGGTACCGAACCCCGTTATATCTGCAACGTCTATGTGCAGAACCGGAATGAGGCATACACCGTGCTGCGGGATTTCGCAGCCATATTCCGCGGGATGACTTACTGGGGTGGCGATCAGATAGTGGCGCTGGCTGACATGCCCCGCGATATCGATTACACCTATACACGCGCCAACGTCATTGACGGGCAGTTTGTTTATTCAAGCAGCACGACAAAAAACCGCTATACAACTGCGCTGGTCTCCTGGTCCGATCCGGATAATGCTTATGCGGACGCGATGGAGCCGGTGTTTGAACAGTCGCTTGTTGCCCGGTACGGCTTCAATCAGCTCGAGCTCACTGCAATCGGCTGCACCCGGCAATCGGAGGCAAACCGTAAGGGCCGCTGGGGGATCCTGACCAATAACAAAGATCGGGTAGTGACTTTCTCTGTTGGTCTGGACGGTAATATCCCGCAACCAGGTTACGTCATTGCGGTCGCTGATGAAATGCTGTCGGGTAAAGTCACCGGCGGTCGTATCAGTTCGGTGAACGGGAGGGTTCTCACCCTGGATCGTGTGGCCGATATCGCTCCCGGTAACCGTCTTATTGTGAACCTGCCTTCCGGCGTGTCGCAGGCCAGAACAGTACAGGCGGTGAACGGCAGAGCCATTACAGTCACGACAGCCTACGGAGAAACACCGCAGGCCGAATGTGTATGGGTTGCTGAATCAGATGAGCTCTATGCGCAGCAGTACCGCGTTGTGAGTGTGGCCGACAATAACGATGGCACATTCACAATTTCCGGGGCTTATCATGATCCGGATAAATACGCCCGCATTGATACTGGCGCCATCATTGATCAGCGGCCTGTCACTGTCGTTCCTCTGGGTAATCAGCATGCGCCGGAAAACATCATTATCAGTTCGTTTTCCGTTGTTCAGCAGGGTATCAGCGTCGAGACGATGCGTGCCAGCTGGGACCAGGCACCCAATGCTATCGCTTATGAGGCACAGTGGCGCCGCAATGATGGCAACTGGGTAAACGTACCGCGCAGTTCCACCACGTCTTTCGATGTTACGGGGATTTATGCCGGGCGCTACCTGGTGCGTGTGCGTGCCATTAACGCCGCGGAGATCTCCTCCGGATGGGGTTACTCGGAAGAGAAAACACTGAAGGGTAAGGTCGGTAACCCGCCGAAGCCGGTTGGTTTTATGGCAACGGGCATCAACTGGGGTATTCGTCTGAACTGGGGGTTCCCGGCAAACACTGCGGATACGTTGAAAACGGAGGTTCAGTATACCGCGAACAGTGATTTTTCAGATCCGTTGCTGCTTTCTGATGTGCCGTATCCTTCATCGGAATACACACAACTCGGGCTGAGAGCAGGGCAGGAATTCTGGTACCGCGCGCAGCTGGTGGATAAGACCGGAAACGAATCGGGATATACCGACTGGATCCGCGGCATGTCCAACGATAACGCCGATGACTATCTCGGCGATATTGCGGATGGTTTCCTGACTTCCGAAGATGGCGATCGCCTGACCGGAGACATTGACACCAGTCTGGAAGCTGCCCTGCAAAATGCTCTGGCGAATCATGCGACCGTTGAGCATCAGTGGGCACAGTTGGGTGAGGTCCGTGCGGATATCCTGATTGTTAAAACAACCATCGCTGATGTTGATAAAGCGATGGCTGAATTATCTACCCAGGTTCAGGCACAGATCGAAGATGTGACCGCCACGCTGGAGGACAAGCTCACCGCGGTAGTTGATGCGGACGGGGCGACGGCAATTCATACACTGAAGGCTGGTGTGCGAATCAATGGCGTGATGTACAACGCCGGGATGTCGATTGCTGTGCTGGCGCAGGCTGGTCAGCCCGTGATTACCCGAATCGGTTTTAACGCCAACCAGTTTGTGCTGATGAGCGGTAGTGGAACGACTCAGTATTCACCATTTGCCGTTGTAAACGGCCAGGTGTTTATTAGTTCGGCGTTTATCCAGGACGGAACGATCACCAATGCCAAAATTGCAAACTATATTCGCTCGAATAATTTCCTCGCCGGAACACGTGGCTGGAATATTGATAAGAGTGGTGACTGTGAATTCCATGGGAAACTGTATGCGACCAGCGGCCAGTTTGCATTTAACGGTGTGAACAATACGGTCGTTATTAACGGCAATGGAATTACTGTGAATCTGTCTGGTGGTGGGCGAGTCGTTGTTGGTAAATGGTAG
- a CDS encoding tail assembly protein codes for MTMITIVLGGTLGKTFGKSHNRVVTTTAEAIRALCCTINGFENYLNTSKQRGITYAVFRGKKNLSKEDLAFPVTNEIIRIVPVVIGSKKSGVLQTILGAVLVVVGVVLSFTPAAAAAPWFYGTGASMMLGGVIQMLSPQPAGLASKEDAANQASYAFGGVTNTAAQGYPVPLLYGKRRIGGAIISAGIYVEDQQ; via the coding sequence ATGACTATGATTACTATTGTGCTTGGCGGAACTTTAGGTAAAACTTTCGGTAAATCACATAATCGTGTTGTTACAACTACGGCAGAAGCTATTAGAGCTTTATGTTGTACTATAAATGGCTTTGAAAATTACCTGAACACCAGCAAGCAAAGAGGGATAACTTATGCTGTTTTTCGAGGCAAAAAGAATTTAAGTAAAGAGGATTTAGCATTTCCTGTAACAAACGAAATAATTCGTATTGTACCTGTGGTAATAGGAAGCAAAAAATCAGGAGTTTTACAAACAATACTTGGAGCTGTGTTAGTCGTTGTAGGTGTCGTATTAAGTTTTACTCCAGCAGCTGCAGCCGCACCATGGTTTTATGGTACAGGAGCATCAATGATGCTCGGTGGGGTTATACAAATGCTTTCTCCGCAACCAGCTGGTCTCGCCAGCAAAGAGGATGCAGCTAATCAGGCCAGTTACGCTTTCGGTGGCGTGACGAATACCGCCGCACAGGGTTACCCAGTTCCCCTTTTATACGGAAAGCGGCGCATCGGTGGCGCAATCATCTCCGCCGGCATCTACGTCGAAGATCAGCAATAA
- a CDS encoding C40 family peptidase → MRQKTISAIMAHAAAVYPRESCGVVAQKSRVERYFPCRNLAAEPTEHFHLSPEDYAAAEDWGTVIAIVHSHPDATTQPSELDKAQCDATLLPWHIISWPEGDLRTIQPRGELPLLERPFVLGHFDCWGLVMSYFRQTHGIELHDYRVDYPWWEDQYPDNFYQECWFKCGFREFKGSPQPGDMVIMQVQANKWNHAGILLEGNMLLHHLYGHLSQRVPYGGYWQDRTILVVRHVGLFDG, encoded by the coding sequence ATGCGGCAAAAAACCATTAGTGCCATTATGGCGCATGCCGCTGCCGTGTATCCTCGGGAATCCTGTGGTGTGGTGGCGCAGAAAAGCCGTGTTGAGCGTTACTTTCCGTGCCGCAATCTGGCAGCAGAACCGACAGAGCATTTTCATCTTTCACCGGAGGATTATGCGGCCGCGGAAGACTGGGGAACGGTGATCGCCATCGTTCACAGCCATCCGGATGCAACAACGCAACCGAGTGAACTGGATAAGGCTCAGTGTGACGCAACGTTGCTTCCCTGGCATATCATTAGCTGGCCGGAAGGTGATTTACGGACCATTCAGCCCCGCGGGGAGCTACCGTTGCTTGAGCGACCGTTTGTTCTTGGTCACTTCGATTGCTGGGGGCTGGTGATGAGCTACTTCCGGCAAACTCACGGGATAGAACTTCACGATTACCGCGTGGATTATCCGTGGTGGGAAGATCAGTATCCGGATAATTTTTATCAGGAGTGCTGGTTTAAATGCGGATTCAGGGAGTTTAAAGGTTCTCCTCAGCCTGGTGATATGGTGATCATGCAGGTACAGGCGAATAAGTGGAACCATGCCGGGATCCTGCTGGAAGGTAACATGTTGCTGCATCACCTTTACGGACACTTGAGCCAGCGTGTCCCGTATGGTGGATACTGGCAAGATAGGACAATTTTAGTAGTTCGTCATGTCGGTCTATTTGATGGATAA
- a CDS encoding phage minor tail protein L: MTLHTDYQKLEPGNPVRLFEVDGTAFGVSEVMHFHAHNVAYTPEEIDAAGGDESKLPAKSIWWQGNEYKAWPCQIEGIEATTDGTSPQPKLSVANLDSSITALCLAYDDLLQAKVSVHDTLAKYLDARNFTGGNPTADPTQEKLKVFYIDAKSSETNEVVEFTLTSPMDLQGLMIPTRQLHSLCTWCIRNKYRSGDGCDYAGTRYFDKNNKPVSDPSLDECNGTLTACKLRHGESNELPFGGFPGTSLIRS, encoded by the coding sequence ATGACATTACACACAGATTATCAGAAGCTTGAGCCTGGCAATCCGGTGCGGCTTTTTGAAGTCGACGGAACCGCGTTTGGTGTGTCTGAAGTGATGCATTTTCACGCGCATAACGTCGCGTATACACCGGAGGAAATTGACGCTGCCGGCGGTGATGAAAGTAAACTTCCGGCAAAGTCGATCTGGTGGCAGGGGAATGAATATAAAGCCTGGCCATGTCAGATCGAAGGCATTGAAGCAACTACTGACGGCACCAGCCCACAACCCAAGCTCAGCGTAGCCAATCTCGATAGTTCGATTACTGCCCTGTGTCTTGCTTATGATGATCTTCTGCAGGCGAAAGTGTCTGTCCACGACACCCTGGCGAAGTATCTTGATGCCAGAAATTTTACTGGCGGTAACCCGACAGCCGATCCGACGCAGGAGAAGCTGAAGGTTTTCTACATTGACGCTAAAAGCAGCGAGACCAACGAGGTTGTTGAATTTACGCTGACCAGCCCGATGGACCTGCAGGGGCTGATGATCCCGACGCGCCAGTTGCATTCTCTGTGTACCTGGTGCATTCGCAATAAGTATCGCTCTGGCGATGGTTGTGATTACGCCGGCACGCGCTATTTCGACAAAAACAACAAGCCCGTCAGTGATCCTTCCCTGGATGAATGCAACGGTACTCTGACAGCATGCAAACTGCGACATGGTGAAAGTAACGAGTTGCCGTTTGGCGGGTTCCCCGGTACCTCTTTGATCAGGAGTTAA